One region of Oryza sativa Japonica Group chromosome 5, ASM3414082v1 genomic DNA includes:
- the LOC107275914 gene encoding benzyl alcohol O-benzoyltransferase → MAGAPTSLGFSVRRRERELVAPARPTPYEFKMLSDIDDQDILRFNRSGISFYRHNPNQDGVDPVTVIRAALSEALVHFYPLAGRLRELRPTRKLVVECTGEGVVFVEADASFRMDDLGDGTSTSSPLLAPPVPCYDMLLCEAESPTADVVDRPLLFVQMTRLACGGFVFGMHICHCMADGSGMVQFLTAVTEFARGVPGAPTVPPVWEREALTTRSWPPTVTRDHVEYAPLPVDDDDDDVLLSLSPSTNAYAHHVFFFGDREIAALRSQVVAACSRFDLVGAFMWRCRTAALRHGRGDVVRLNMFVNARVRNRPVPRGYYGNAIVFASASAPAGELCGRPLGHALRLLVEAKARAWEDGYVQSVASFNAARRRPAFPKGARTYFISDMTRAGMTDIDFGWGKPVYGGPATTMLATFHLQGRNEAGEAGIVVPISLPSPVMERLIQEVDKGLNAGAAAVLDDAKARVVPDEGYVLAKL, encoded by the coding sequence ATGGCCGGAGCACCGACGAGCTTAGGGTTCTCCGTCAGGCGCCGCGAGCGCGAGctggtggcgccggcgagaccGACGCCGTACGAGTTCAAGATGCTGTCGGACATCGACGACCAGGACATCCTCCGCTTCAACCGCTCCGGCATCAGCTTCTACCGCCACAACCCCAATCAGGACGGCGTCGATCCTGTCACGGTGATCAGGGCGGCGCTCTCTGAGGCGCTCGTACACTTCTACCCGCTCGCCGGCCGGCTCCGCGAGCTGCGGCCCACCAGGAAGCTCGTGGTGGAGTGCACCGGCGAGGGCGTCGTGTTCGTCGAGGCCGACGCCAGCTTCCGCATGGATGACCTCGGGGACGGCacgtcgacgtcgtcgccgctgcttgCGCCGCCGGTGCCGTGCTACGACATGCTGCTGTGCGAGGCGGAGAGCCCGACGGCAGATGTCGTCGACCGCCCCCTGCTGTTTGTTCAGATGACTCGGCTGGCGTGCGGCGGCTTCGTGTTCGGGATGCACATATGCCACTGCATGGCGGACGGCTCCGGGATGGTGCAGTTCCTGACGGCGGTGACCGAGTTCGCCCGTGGCGTGCCGGGCGCCCCGACGGTGCCGCCGGTGTGGGAGCGCGAGGCGCTCACCACCCGATCGTGGCCGCCGACCGTCACGCGCGACCACGTGGAGTACGCGCCCCTgcccgtcgacgacgacgacgacgacgtgctgctctccctctccccgtcgACCAACGCGTACGCGCACCACGTCTTCTTCTTCGGAGATCGGGAGATCGCGGCGCTCCGGTCGCAGGTAGTGGCGGCCTGCTCGCGGTTCGACCTGGTGGGCGCGTTCATGTGGCGGTGCCGCACCGCCGCGCTGCGGCACGGCCGGGGCGACGTCGTCCGCCTGAACATGTTCGTGAACGCCCGCGTGAGGAACCGGCCCGTGCCAAGGGGCTACTACGGCAACGCGATCGTGTTCGCCagcgcgtcggcgccggcgggggagCTGTGCGGGAGGCCACTCGGCCACGCGCTGCGGCTGCTCGTGGAGGCGAAGGCGCGGGCGTGGGAGGACGGGTACGTGCAGTCGGTGGCCAGCTTCAACGCTGCTCGCCGGAGGCCGGCGTTCCCCAAGGGCGCCAGGACCTACTTCATCTCGGACATGACGCGGGCAGGGATGACGGACATCGACTTCGGCTGGGGAAAGCCGGTGTACGgagggccggcgacgacgatgctGGCCACGTTTCACCTCCAGGGGAGGAACGAGGCTGGCGAGGCAGGCATCGTGGTGCCCATAAGTTTGCCCAGTCCGGTGATGGAGAGGCTGATCCAGGAGGTGGACAAGGGGCTCAATGCCGGAGCTGCTGCCGTGCTAGACGACGCAAAAGCAAGGGTGGTGCCTGATGAAGGCTACGTTCTAGCAAAATTGTAG